The following nucleotide sequence is from Acidobacteriota bacterium.
GCCTTCTCAGTATATTTCTCAAACATTATTCCTCCCAGCCAATTCCTGCCTTTTCTTCTCTAATATAATAACAATTGACAAACCCCTTTTTCAAGGGGAAAGAGGATGCAACCTCCCATTTTCGAGACGCAATATCCGATCGCATCTTTCCGCCAATTTCAAGTTATGGGTGGCTAAAACGAGCCCCAGCCCATGCCTCTCCATCAGTGAGAAAAGAAGGGAAAAAACCCGCTCCCCTGTTTCTTCATCCAGGTTGCCCGTGGGTTCATCCGCGAGCAACACCTTGGGGTTCCCCATCAAAGCACGGGCAATAGCTACCCGTTGCTGCTCCCCGCCCGAGAGCTCGGAAGGGTGATGATCCTTACGATCAAGAAGCCCCACCTCGGAAAGAAGCTCCTCCGCTCTCTTTTTCGCCACTTCTTCATCCATCCCTCGAATTAGGAAAGGCATTGTCACATTCTCCAAAGCGGAAAATTCGGGAAGAAGATGGAAGAACTGAAAGATGAACCCTATCTCGAAATTACGGAACCGAGCAAGCTCCTCCGGAGAAAGGGAGGAAAGCTCTCTCCCATCAAACCTTATGCTCCCGGCATCCGGATGGTCAAGGGCTCCGATAAGGTTGAGAAGGGTACTCTTGCCAACACCAGAAGCCCCGACGATGGCTAACGATTCCCCATCACCAAGAACAAAATCCACCCCTTTAAGCACCTCTATCCTTCTCCCTCCAGAAAAATAGGACTTATGGAGA
It contains:
- a CDS encoding ABC transporter ATP-binding protein; translation: MSKLIEVSHLHKSYFSGGRRIEVLKGVDFVLGDGESLAIVGASGVGKSTLLNLIGALDHPDAGSIRFDGRELSSLSPEELARFRNFEIGFIFQFFHLLPEFSALENVTMPFLIRGMDEEVAKKRAEELLSEVGLLDRKDHHPSELSGGEQQRVAIARALMGNPKVLLADEPTGNLDEETGERVFSLLFSLMERHGLGLVLATHNLKLAERCDRILRLENGRLHPLSP